The following DNA comes from Sinorhizobium mexicanum.
TCCAGACCCCTCACCCGCTGATCGTCGTTGCGGTCGTCACGGCGGCTGCCTGGTGGTTCCGCCGCTCGCTCGGGGTGACGCTCTTCACCGGTCTCGGGCTTCTTTTGATCGTCAACCAGGGCTACTGGAAGGAAACGACCGAAACGTTGGCGCTGGTTCTCGCCGCAAGCTTCGTCAGCATGGCCGTCGGCGTTCCGCTCGGTATTGCCGCAGCCCGCCGCGCATGGGTCTATTCCGTCATGCGCCCCATTCTCGACCTGATGCAGACGATCCCGACCTTTGTCTACCTCATCCCCGCGCTGATTCTCTTCGGTCTCGGCATGGTGCCGGGACTGATCGCCACCGTCATCTTCGCCATTCCCGCGCCAATCCGGCTCACGCGCCTCGGCATCATCTCGACACCCCCTTCCCTGGTTGAGGCCGCCGAGTCCTTCGGCGCAACACCGTGGCAGGTGTTGCGCAAGGTGGAACTGCCCTTTGCCACGCCGCAGATCATGGCCGGTCTTACCCAAACGATCATGCTGTCGCTCTCGATGGTCGTCATCGCCGCGCTCGTTGGCGCCAATGGTCTCGGCGTTCCCGTGCTTCGCGCGCTGAACTCGGTCAACGTTGCCAAGGGTTTCGAGTCCGGTCTTTGCATCGTCATCCTCGCGATCATCCTCGACCGTCTATTCCGCTCGTCGGATGAAGGAGAAGGCGCATGACGGACGCCGTCGTTTTCAAGAATGTCGACATCATCTTCGGCAAGAGTCCGCAGGTCGCCCTGCAAATGGTCGACCAGGGAAAAAGCCGTGACGAGATCGGTGCCGCCACGGGTCTCGTGCTCGGCGTCGCCGGCGCTTCGCTGACGATCAACGAGGGCGAGATCCTGGTCCTGATGGGCCTCTCCGGCTCCGGAAAGTCAACCCTGCTCAGAGCCGTAAACGGCCTTGCGCCCGTGGTGCGTGGCAACGTCGAGATCAAGACTGCAAACGGATCGCTGAACCCCTATCGCTGCACCGCGAAGTCGCTGCGCGACTTCCGCATGCACACGGTTTCCATGGTATTCCAGCAGTTCGCGCTTCTTCCCTGGCGCACCGTCGCCGACAACGTCGGCTTCGGTCTCGAGCTCGCAGGCATGCCTGAGGCAGAACGCAAGAAGCGCGTCGGCGAACAGCTCGAACTGGTCAACCTTGCAAAATGGGCGGACAGGAAGGTCAATGAGCTTTCGGGCGGCATGCAGCAGCGCGTCGGACTTGCCCGCGCCTTTGCGACCGGCGCGCCCATCCTCCTGATGGACGAACCGTTCTCGGCGCTCGACCCGTTGATCCGCACCCGCTTGCAGGACGAATTGCTCGAATTCCAGCGGCGGCTGAAGAAGACGATCCTCTTCGTGAGCCACGACCTCGACGAAGCCTTCCGCATCGGCAACCGCATCGCGATCATGGAGGGCGGACGCATCATCCAGTGCGGTACACCGCAGGAGATCGTGAAAAACCCGGCAAACCAGTATGTCGCCGACTTCGTTCAGCACATGAACCCGATCACCATGCTGATGGCCAAGGATGTCATGCGGACCGGCGTCGAGCGGGGCGCGACAATTGCCGGCGTGACGGCGACGGCGAAGCCGACGACTCCCCTCGTCGATATCTTGGACGCGATGTCTCGCCAGCCGGGCAGCATCGGTGTCGTCGACAACGGCTCGGTGGTCGGCACGATCGACGCGCAAAACATAGTCGAGGGCCTGACGCGTCATCGCAACAAAAGTTGACGCAACACGCCGCACGGCCAATAAAGCCCGGAGCAACCGCTTCGGGCTTTTTCATTTATATTGTTCGGGGTGACGAGCAGCGAAAGGAAGACCGGCATGAGCGAAAAATCCAATGTTCTGCGCGAAACCGATGATGACGCCCGCAAGCTCGCACGGACATTGCTTCGCTCGGCAAAAAGCGGTTCGCTTGCTGCAATCGAGCCCGAAAGCGGTGGATTCCCGTTTGTCAGCCGTGTGCTGATCGGCATCGACATCGATGGCGCGCCGGTCGTTCTCGTCTCGCGACTGGCAACCCACACGCAGGCGCTGCTCGCCGACCGGCGGGCGTCGCTCCTGACCGGCGAACTCGGCAAGGGCGACCCGCTCGCCCACCCGCGCCTGACCGTTCAATGCGAAGCTGAAGAGGTTCCGCGCGATTCCGAGGTTCATGACCGTATTCGCGCACGCTTCGTCCGCCGTCACCCCAAGGCCAAGCTTTATGTCGACTTTCCCGATTTCGGTTTCTTCCGCCTGAACCCAGTAAGGGCGAGCCTCAACGGCGGTTTCGGACGCGCCTATACACTGACGGCCGACGACCTCGCGATCACCTCAGCGGCCGCCGCCGATCTCGCGGAAATGGAGGACAGCGCGATCGAGCACATGAATGCCGACCATACCGACGCCGTGAATCACTATGCGACCGTCCTTTGCCGCGCGCCGGTGGGGGACTGGAAGATCGTCGGTATCGACGCAGCCGGCCTCGATCTCTTTGATGGCGAGCGCTTGAAGCGCCTTGAATTCGAGGCACCGCTGCAGGAAACGGCGGAATTGCGGCCGCTTCTGAAAAAACTTTACGGTTAATCGGTGTTTAGCTACCCCCATTTTTCGCACTGGGTGGTTGCCCTTTTATGCATCACGTCTAATTATCGGGCTTCACCAATCATAACTACGTGTGATGTAATTTTCGCATGGAGCACGCAATGCAGCCCCTTTCGCCTGAAAAACACGAGGAAGCCGAAATAGCAGCCGGTTTCCTTTCGGCCATGGCAAATCCCAAACGCCTCCTCATCCTTGACTCTCTCATCAAGGAAGAGCTGGCCGTCGGCGCCTTGGCCAACAAGGTCGGGCTGAGCCAGTCGGCCCTTTCCCAGCACCTCTCGAAATTGCGCGCCCAGAACTTGGTGAGCACCCGACGTGACGCCCAGACGATTTATTACTCGAGTTCCTCTGATGCGGTCATGAAGATCTTGGGCGCCCTTGCGGAAATCTACGGTGAAGACAATGCCGTGGCAGAGAAAGTCCTCGTCCGCAAATCGGCGTAAAC
Coding sequences within:
- the choW gene encoding choline ABC transporter permease subunit is translated as MEFLTEHRIPIGGWAKAFVDWLTTNFELFFDQLANFLSAVVAVLLYILQTPHPLIVVAVVTAAAWWFRRSLGVTLFTGLGLLLIVNQGYWKETTETLALVLAASFVSMAVGVPLGIAAARRAWVYSVMRPILDLMQTIPTFVYLIPALILFGLGMVPGLIATVIFAIPAPIRLTRLGIISTPPSLVEAAESFGATPWQVLRKVELPFATPQIMAGLTQTIMLSLSMVVIAALVGANGLGVPVLRALNSVNVAKGFESGLCIVILAIILDRLFRSSDEGEGA
- the choV gene encoding choline ABC transporter ATP-binding protein, whose translation is MTDAVVFKNVDIIFGKSPQVALQMVDQGKSRDEIGAATGLVLGVAGASLTINEGEILVLMGLSGSGKSTLLRAVNGLAPVVRGNVEIKTANGSLNPYRCTAKSLRDFRMHTVSMVFQQFALLPWRTVADNVGFGLELAGMPEAERKKRVGEQLELVNLAKWADRKVNELSGGMQQRVGLARAFATGAPILLMDEPFSALDPLIRTRLQDELLEFQRRLKKTILFVSHDLDEAFRIGNRIAIMEGGRIIQCGTPQEIVKNPANQYVADFVQHMNPITMLMAKDVMRTGVERGATIAGVTATAKPTTPLVDILDAMSRQPGSIGVVDNGSVVGTIDAQNIVEGLTRHRNKS
- a CDS encoding HugZ family protein, which translates into the protein MSEKSNVLRETDDDARKLARTLLRSAKSGSLAAIEPESGGFPFVSRVLIGIDIDGAPVVLVSRLATHTQALLADRRASLLTGELGKGDPLAHPRLTVQCEAEEVPRDSEVHDRIRARFVRRHPKAKLYVDFPDFGFFRLNPVRASLNGGFGRAYTLTADDLAITSAAAADLAEMEDSAIEHMNADHTDAVNHYATVLCRAPVGDWKIVGIDAAGLDLFDGERLKRLEFEAPLQETAELRPLLKKLYG
- a CDS encoding ArsR/SmtB family transcription factor; its protein translation is MQPLSPEKHEEAEIAAGFLSAMANPKRLLILDSLIKEELAVGALANKVGLSQSALSQHLSKLRAQNLVSTRRDAQTIYYSSSSDAVMKILGALAEIYGEDNAVAEKVLVRKSA